A region from the Sandaracinus amylolyticus genome encodes:
- the purH gene encoding bifunctional phosphoribosylaminoimidazolecarboxamide formyltransferase/IMP cyclohydrolase, producing the protein MARIERALVSVSDKRGVIELCRTLADKGVEILSTGGTAKALRGAGIAVVDVAEYTGSPEVMDGRVKTLHPRVHGGILMRDTIGDRTQLTELGGHAIDLVVVNLYPFEATVARNAPHDEIVENIDIGGPSMIRSAAKNHARVTVVVDPADYDEVCASLDTPEGPSAALRARLAAKAFAQTAAYDGAIAAYLTSVDASGARAEYPGTLTFSLEKAYGLRYGENPHQSGAFYVERNAPTGSLARSESVGAGGKELSFNNLVDCDAALEAVREFDEPAAVVVKHTNPCGVATRGTLHDAYLAAREADALSAFGGIVALNRPVDLATAKHLVETFLECVIAPKFADGALELLRTKKNLRLLATGEWLRADHRALTAKKVDGGFVVQQRDASAGVETANAKVVTQRRPTPEELASLDFAWRVCKHVKSNAIVLAQGTTTVGVGAGQMSRVVSVEIAVKKAGDKSRGSVLASDAFFPFPDGVEAAAKAGVTAVVQPGGSVKDADVIAAADAAGIAMLFTGVRHFRH; encoded by the coding sequence ATGGCTCGAATCGAGAGGGCGCTGGTCTCGGTGTCGGACAAGCGCGGTGTGATCGAGCTCTGCCGCACGCTCGCCGACAAGGGCGTCGAGATCCTGTCGACCGGCGGCACCGCGAAGGCGCTGCGCGGCGCGGGCATCGCGGTGGTCGACGTCGCCGAGTACACGGGCTCGCCGGAGGTGATGGACGGACGCGTGAAGACGCTCCATCCGCGCGTGCACGGCGGGATCCTGATGCGCGACACGATCGGTGATCGCACCCAGCTCACCGAGCTCGGCGGTCACGCGATCGATCTCGTCGTTGTGAACCTCTATCCCTTCGAGGCCACCGTCGCGCGCAACGCGCCGCACGACGAGATCGTCGAGAACATCGACATCGGCGGGCCCTCGATGATCCGAAGCGCGGCGAAGAACCACGCGCGCGTGACCGTCGTCGTCGACCCCGCGGACTACGACGAGGTGTGTGCATCGCTCGACACGCCCGAGGGCCCGAGCGCCGCGCTCCGCGCGCGCCTCGCGGCGAAGGCGTTCGCGCAGACCGCCGCGTACGACGGAGCGATCGCGGCGTACCTCACGTCGGTCGACGCGAGCGGCGCGCGCGCCGAGTACCCGGGCACGCTGACGTTCTCGCTGGAGAAGGCGTACGGGCTCCGCTACGGCGAGAACCCGCACCAGAGCGGCGCGTTCTACGTCGAGCGCAACGCGCCGACGGGCTCGCTCGCGCGCTCGGAGTCGGTCGGTGCGGGCGGCAAGGAACTCTCGTTCAACAACCTCGTCGACTGCGACGCGGCGCTCGAGGCGGTCCGTGAATTCGACGAGCCCGCGGCCGTCGTGGTCAAGCACACGAACCCGTGCGGCGTCGCGACGCGCGGCACGCTGCACGACGCGTATCTCGCGGCGCGCGAGGCCGACGCGCTCAGCGCGTTCGGCGGCATCGTCGCCCTCAATCGTCCGGTCGATCTCGCGACGGCGAAGCACCTCGTGGAGACGTTCCTCGAGTGCGTGATCGCGCCGAAGTTCGCGGACGGCGCGCTCGAGCTGCTGCGCACGAAGAAGAACCTGCGCCTGCTCGCGACGGGCGAGTGGCTGCGCGCCGACCACCGCGCGCTCACGGCGAAGAAGGTCGACGGCGGGTTCGTGGTGCAGCAGCGCGACGCGAGCGCGGGCGTCGAGACGGCGAACGCGAAGGTGGTGACGCAGCGCCGCCCGACGCCCGAGGAGCTCGCCTCGCTCGACTTCGCGTGGCGCGTCTGCAAGCACGTGAAGAGCAACGCGATCGTGCTCGCGCAGGGCACGACGACGGTGGGCGTCGGCGCGGGCCAGATGTCGCGCGTGGTGAGCGTCGAGATCGCGGTGAAGAAGGCGGGCGACAAGTCGCGCGGCAGCGTGCTCGCGAGCGACGCGTTCTTCCCGTTCCCCGACGGAGTCGAGGCCGCGGCGAAGGCGGGCGTCACCGCGGTGGTGCAGCCCGGCGGCTCGGTGAAGGACGCGGACGTGATCGCAGCCGCGGACGCGGCGGGCATCGCGATGCTGTTCACCGGAGTCCGTCACTTCCGTCACTGA
- the purD gene encoding phosphoribosylamine--glycine ligase, with product MKVLVVGSGGREHAMAWKIAQSPQVHEVIAAPGNAGIAAVARCVDVRADDVAGIVALALREQVGLVVIGPEAPLVIGLADALRDAGVATFGPSRAAAQLEGSKVLSKELMAEARIPTAGFRIFDDADAAEAYVREARRPLVVKADGLAAGKGVIVASDTDEALDAIRTIMRDRAFGDAGARVVVEEVLRGPEVSYHVVCDGTRYVALASAQDHKRLGDGDRGPNTGGMGAYSPAAPVTPELEQQILARCVEPTLAAMRARGTPFVGALFVGLMIVDGAPMVLEYNVRFGDPETEVLMARWQGDVLPLFLGAAQGDLSGVRPSATSGAALCVVIAAHGYPGTPRKGDVIEGLDDAASLEGVQVFHAGTQRAGDRVVSAGGRVLCVTANGEDVDAAAQRAYAAVDRIRLAGSQHRRDIGWQARTR from the coding sequence ATGAAGGTATTGGTCGTCGGTTCCGGTGGGCGCGAGCACGCGATGGCGTGGAAGATCGCGCAGTCGCCGCAGGTCCACGAGGTCATCGCAGCGCCTGGAAACGCGGGGATCGCCGCGGTCGCGCGATGTGTCGACGTGCGCGCCGACGACGTGGCGGGGATCGTCGCGCTCGCGCTGCGCGAGCAGGTCGGGCTCGTCGTGATCGGGCCCGAGGCGCCGCTCGTGATCGGCCTCGCCGACGCGCTGCGCGACGCAGGCGTCGCGACGTTCGGCCCCTCGCGCGCCGCTGCGCAGCTCGAGGGCTCCAAGGTGCTCAGCAAGGAGCTGATGGCCGAAGCGCGCATCCCGACCGCCGGCTTCCGGATCTTCGACGACGCCGACGCCGCCGAGGCCTACGTGCGAGAGGCGCGGAGGCCGTTGGTGGTCAAAGCAGACGGGCTCGCCGCAGGGAAGGGCGTGATCGTCGCGTCGGACACCGACGAGGCGCTCGACGCGATCCGCACCATCATGCGCGACCGTGCGTTCGGCGACGCGGGCGCGCGCGTGGTGGTCGAGGAGGTCCTGCGCGGGCCCGAGGTCAGCTACCACGTCGTGTGCGACGGGACGCGCTACGTGGCGCTCGCGTCGGCGCAGGATCACAAGCGCCTCGGCGACGGTGATCGCGGGCCGAACACCGGTGGCATGGGCGCGTACTCGCCCGCCGCGCCGGTCACCCCCGAGCTCGAGCAGCAGATCCTCGCGCGCTGTGTCGAGCCCACGCTCGCGGCGATGCGCGCGCGCGGCACCCCGTTCGTCGGCGCGCTCTTCGTCGGCCTGATGATCGTCGACGGCGCGCCGATGGTGCTCGAGTACAACGTGCGCTTCGGCGATCCCGAGACCGAGGTGCTGATGGCGCGCTGGCAGGGCGACGTGCTGCCGCTCTTCCTCGGTGCCGCGCAGGGCGATCTGTCGGGCGTACGTCCGAGCGCGACGAGCGGCGCCGCGCTGTGCGTCGTGATCGCCGCGCACGGCTATCCCGGCACCCCGCGCAAGGGTGACGTCATCGAGGGCCTCGACGACGCCGCGTCGCTCGAAGGCGTGCAGGTCTTCCACGCAGGTACTCAGCGCGCGGGTGATCGCGTCGTGAGCGCGGGCGGCCGCGTGCTCTGCGTCACCGCGAACGGCGAGGACGTCGACGCCGCCGCGCAGCGCGCCTACGCCGCGGTCGACCGCATCCGTCTCGCGGGATCGCAGCATCGCCGCGACATCGGGTGGCAGGCGCGCACCCGCTGA
- a CDS encoding tetratricopeptide repeat protein, giving the protein MRSVLVLSLALLVSILVAPRVAAQGAHTGGAHTGGAAVPPPRDLFAEQYTEASRAWHEGRYEDALARFRALYASSGRAELLYDIGVTADRLGRLEESIIAFEQYLESVPDARNRAEVEQRLASLRDDLREQQHVEVAPPPRATPRRDDRPVMTLMGSEPAPPSDSRSVVLAGPLPSDTQPVDEVVEGGPSFVWTWPLLVLTVGAAIASPIVWVEGEGRRDELRAQCALTPCTRDFVSDELEGYEIATNALWISAASLGVLTAIVFFVEGSARTTVVRHADREGVRLQVGLGGLGLEGTF; this is encoded by the coding sequence GTGCGTTCCGTCCTCGTGCTCTCGCTCGCGCTGCTCGTCTCGATCCTCGTGGCGCCACGCGTCGCGGCGCAGGGCGCGCACACCGGCGGTGCGCACACCGGCGGCGCCGCCGTCCCGCCACCGCGCGATCTCTTCGCGGAGCAGTACACCGAGGCCTCGCGCGCGTGGCACGAAGGGCGATACGAGGACGCGCTCGCGCGCTTCCGCGCGCTCTACGCGTCGAGCGGTCGTGCCGAGCTCCTCTACGACATCGGCGTGACCGCGGATCGACTCGGGCGGCTCGAGGAGTCGATCATCGCGTTCGAGCAGTACCTCGAGTCGGTGCCGGACGCGCGGAACCGCGCCGAGGTCGAGCAGCGCCTCGCCTCGCTGCGCGACGATCTCCGCGAGCAGCAGCACGTCGAGGTCGCGCCGCCGCCACGTGCGACGCCGCGCCGTGACGATCGTCCGGTGATGACGCTGATGGGCAGCGAGCCCGCGCCGCCGAGCGACTCGCGCTCGGTCGTGCTCGCGGGCCCACTGCCCAGCGACACGCAGCCGGTCGACGAGGTCGTCGAGGGCGGTCCTTCGTTCGTGTGGACCTGGCCGCTGCTCGTGCTCACCGTCGGCGCGGCGATCGCGTCGCCGATCGTGTGGGTCGAAGGAGAAGGGCGGCGCGACGAGCTCCGAGCGCAGTGCGCGCTCACGCCGTGCACGCGCGACTTCGTGAGCGACGAGCTCGAGGGCTACGAGATCGCGACGAACGCGCTGTGGATCTCCGCGGCCTCGCTCGGCGTGCTCACCGCAATCGTGTTCTTCGTCGAGGGCTCGGCGCGCACGACCGTCGTGCGCCACGCCGATCGCGAAGGCGTGCGTCTGCAGGTCGGGCTCGGTGGGCTCGGGCTCGAGGGGACGTTCTGA